The Nicotiana tomentosiformis chromosome 9, ASM39032v3, whole genome shotgun sequence genome contains the following window.
CGTTCCACGTGCATCCGCCCATATTTCTAATGTTATGCTATGTTGGAAATAATAACCTTAGGGCTTGTTTGGTAGGAGAGATAAAGAATAATTAATGTCGAAATTAAATTTAATAAGAGTTTATCCCATATTTAATTGGGATAAAATTACAGTATAATTAATCGCGAAATTAATTATCTCGGGAAGCATTCGCTTGTATAAAAGTTTCATTGTTGTTTTTAATAGTCAAATTTATTTTTAGAGATATAATGCGAATTAAAGAACACCTGACAGTAAATTCTCTTCTCAACATAAATTGTTCAAACGTAACTCACAGTTTGGTGTTTTTAATATCATAGGTTACTAATAATCAGGGGCGGCCCAAGGGTCAAGCCACTAAAGCAAAGGCTTTAGGCCCCCAGATTTTGAGGgtctcaattttttttttgtttttctactCGTATTTGTATTGAGACCCCGACTAATCTAGATTCGTACCGCGTAAGATCTAGTAAAAGAGAGAACATGTTTTAACAGGATTTTTTTTAACTACATGACTCGAACCCAATATATTTAATTAAGGTCAGTTGGATCAAATACATCTCACAATAATCTTTAGAGGCTGGGTCTAAATATATTGggtatgttaaaataaaaaataaaatattttataaaaattcaagATAACTTTTAATTTAGTAGTGATGTAACCGTTTGAGCAAAAAATGAAAGAGAATCACTCCTCTTAAACTCTTGTCGCGAATATAAAACTtttctttatttaaattttacgaGTGACATCATTAGTGAGATATCTATATGAATTTGGTTCTATTAtctaagatcaacaatatctTAGAAGAgactaaattatttataaaagaaacTATTAACAACTGATGTTAGGCCAAAATTCTATACTTTTAGCATATTACTCgtcctatattttgttggtttaagtGAGTTATTATGCAACAATTGCGCTAAATTGTGTTGTTCTATGTGTAGGAACATCGGAATGAATCATTTATGTTATGATATATTTTTTTCCTTCTGAAAGGCCTCAAATTAAAAATTGGCTTTAGGCCACCAATCTTCTTGGGCCGCCCCTGCTAATAATATTCAAATGCAATCTCAAATTTTCTAGTAATTAAGATtagatataatttaatacaagtctAAGATGCGAGGAAGAAGAAAAGTAAAGAGTGGATTACTGTCCACTTGAGCTAGATATTCTACTAGATATAATCATATAAATTGCTAAAATCCAACATGGCCAACCCAGCAACAAACCAAAAATAGGTGCTAAATTCTATAAAGCTAATACATACAATTAATAAAAGTTAAAGGATTTAGCTTGCAGCCAAAATCAAAATGGACCTTGACAGCTCAATAATCAATATTCTCCTCATGCTCAAAAATATATTATGTCTAATTATCTTTACTTTTTCAATAATACTGACAAAACCATATTGGTTCACGTTCATATTCTAATATTgtattttcccaaatttcaaatAAACTTAGTTACAAGTGCCAGTTTATTTAGTCAAAGATTCCATTCTTTAAAATCTAGCTGTAACGTTTTGCTAGATTTTTAAATCAATTCTATGTTAATACTGACCTTAATTTATAGTTATTCATTTCAAGTCTGACTGTAACGTTTTGCTAGTTATTTTATTCAACTCTCTTTTAATGGTAACCTTAATTTGTAGCTATTCATCTCACTATATAGTGCAGATCCATTTACGATATAGTTCAAGACAGAGTCATCTCATTTTCTTACTTCTTCGTTCTTTCAAATTCAGGCGGAAGCAGAAAATTGCCTATACCGAGTTCTCCAACAGCAACTTAACTTAGTAACTTTAGCTCTTCCGAAAAATGGGAAGACTTCAACTTTTTTCATGTTTGTTAGTTTCATTCTTGTTATTAATAGAAGCTAATGCTCAACAAGAGTTTCTGCAGTGTATATATAGTCATTCTTCAGAAAATATCAAGAAACATATACACTTTCCAAATTCACCTACATATTCATCTCTTcttgaatatgcacagaaaaatccCAGGTGGCTAAATTCATCATTTGCACATCCAATTTTCATTATTGCCCCTAAAAACGAATCCGAAATCCAACCCATTATTCTTTGTAGCCAGAAATTTGGCTTACAAATTAGAGTCAAAAGTGGCGGTCATGACTACGAAGGTCTCTCTTTTCGCTCTGTTACCAATACCCAATTCGTTATTCTCGATTTAATCAATCTTGATGATATCAGGATAGATAAAAACGAAGAAACGGCCTGGATTCAAACAGGTGTGACAATGGGGCAACTTTATTATGAAATTGCCAAGAAAAGTAAAATTCTTGCATTTCCAGGAGGATTATATCCTAGTGTTGGAAGTGGTGGACTTATTAGTGGTGGTGGAATTGGAACTTTAATGAGGAAATTTGGCCTATCAGCGGATAATATTATCGATGCTCGTGTTATGGATGTCAATGGAAGAATTCTTGACAAAAAATCAATGGGAGAAGACATGTTTTGGGCTataagaggaggaggaggatcaAGTTTTGGTGTTATTTTAGCTTGGAAAATTAAATTGGTACGTATTCCACCTAAGGTTACTGTTTTCACTGTTCGTAGAAAATTAGAAGGTAACACTATAAATCTTCTCCAAAGATGGCAAAATGTGTCACATAAATTTCCTAAAGATTTGTTTATGAGGGTTTTGATTCAAAACATGGGATTTGGAAATGAAAAAATAGTCCAAGTTTCTTTTCAAGGCCTATTTCTTGGGAGAGCGAGTGAGTTAACCCCTTTATTGAATCAAACGTTCCCCGAATTCGGGTTAGACCCAAAAAATTGTTTTCAAGATCCAGTTGTGAACTGCAATGAATTGCCCTTCATAAAAAAAGAATGCTTTGAAGTACCCTGGATTCGATCAACGTTGTATTTTGCATCTAAGAGAACGAACAATTCAATTGAATTTTTAGTGAATAATACGGTGTCACAAACCAAGAATTACCAAAAGGCGACGTCTGATTTTGTGAAAACTCCAATGCAAGAAGAGGTATGGGGAATGATAAAAGACTTGTTTTTGGAAGAAGAAAAACCTATGATAATATTGGATCCATTGGGTGGAAAATTGGATGAAATTTCAGAATCTGAACTTCCATTTCCTCATAGGAAGGGAAATTTGTTCAATATTCAGTATATGGTGAATTGGGGTGATAATAGTGAAAGTATATCTAGCAAGAAGATTAAATGGTTAAGGGAACTTTATGAGAAAATGAAGCCATTTTTGTCACATTGTCCTAGAACTGCTTATCTCAATTATAGGGATCTTGATTTTGGGACTAATGATGGAGTATATAGATATTCAAAGGCTAAAGTTTGGGGTGCAAAGTATTTCAATGAAAACTTTGAGAGGTTAGCAAAGGTGAAGAGCAAAGTGGATCCTGGCAATTTTTTTAGATACGAACAGAGTATTCCACCTTTTAGTGTATCAACTTAGAGGAAAGGTAAATGAAGTACAAATCAGTTCAAGCTTTCCACATAACTACACTTGCTGGGAGATCGATTATATTAACCATTACAAATGTTCTTTTTCATCATATGCTCTTTCGTGCGAGATCAGCAAAATAAAACACGAGTGATCGATAAATAAAACATGAAAGATCTTTATAGGgtcattttcttctattcaaaTTGTAACTGGTCATATGAGATCCTTTTGTCACACCTTTCTTCTTGTTGATGTTGCTACTTCTCTCTCTCTCAACTATTTCTTTCCCTTCCTAACCTGATTTACCTAGTGTAAACCATCAATTTAAAGATGTTTTGTTGCACAAGGGCAAAAAAATATTCGGGAGATTTGTTTGTGTAGTACATTTACAAATATGACTTTAGTTACATAACGTTTTTCATAGGATATATGTAATTAAAACATAAGAAATACTTTGTCAGGTGTGCTTCAATGAGTGAGTAACTAATTGACTCTTACGGAGGAAGAAGCAAAGAAAATTACAAAAGCGAACACTGTTCACAATAACTATAACCACGTCTCAGTCCCAAAGGGAACATTATATATTGTTTACTCCCAAAAAG
Protein-coding sequences here:
- the LOC104098646 gene encoding berberine bridge enzyme-like 22, giving the protein MGRLQLFSCLLVSFLLLIEANAQQEFLQCIYSHSSENIKKHIHFPNSPTYSSLLEYAQKNPRWLNSSFAHPIFIIAPKNESEIQPIILCSQKFGLQIRVKSGGHDYEGLSFRSVTNTQFVILDLINLDDIRIDKNEETAWIQTGVTMGQLYYEIAKKSKILAFPGGLYPSVGSGGLISGGGIGTLMRKFGLSADNIIDARVMDVNGRILDKKSMGEDMFWAIRGGGGSSFGVILAWKIKLVRIPPKVTVFTVRRKLEGNTINLLQRWQNVSHKFPKDLFMRVLIQNMGFGNEKIVQVSFQGLFLGRASELTPLLNQTFPEFGLDPKNCFQDPVVNCNELPFIKKECFEVPWIRSTLYFASKRTNNSIEFLVNNTVSQTKNYQKATSDFVKTPMQEEVWGMIKDLFLEEEKPMIILDPLGGKLDEISESELPFPHRKGNLFNIQYMVNWGDNSESISSKKIKWLRELYEKMKPFLSHCPRTAYLNYRDLDFGTNDGVYRYSKAKVWGAKYFNENFERLAKVKSKVDPGNFFRYEQSIPPFSVST